A stretch of DNA from Streptomyces gobiensis:
ACCGCCTCCGGGCTGCTCGCCGAGCTGGATGCAGGAACCACCCTGGCGGATGCCGAGCAGCAGGTCCTTGCATATGTGAAGAAGCATGTCCCGGAGCCGGGCAGGGCGCCGCTGTGCGGGAACTCGGTCTCCACCGACCGTGGCTTCCTGCTGCGGGACATGCCGACCCTGGAGGATTACCTCCACTACCGGATTGTGGATGTCTCCTCGATCAAGGAACTGGCCCGCCGCTGGTATCCGCGGGCCTACTTCAACAGCCCGGAGAAGTGCGGCAACCACCGTGCGCTCGCTGACATCCGGGAGTCCATCGCCGAGCTGCGTTACTACCGCGAGGCGGTCTTTGTGCCGCAGCCCGGCCCGGACTCGGACACCGCGAAGAGCATCGCGGCCAAGCATGTCCTTCCAGCGGAACCGACTGCCTGAAAAGGCGTGCGCAAGCACCCTCGCTGACCCTGTACACTCGTATCCGGCCGGTGCGGGAAGCACTCTCAAGCACCGGTCATGGTGGGTGTAGCTCAGTTGGTAGAGCACCTGGTTGTGGTCCAGGTGGCCGCGGGTTCAAGTCCCGTCACTCACCCTGAAAGATCAAGGCCCGGCCTGCGAAATCAGGCCGGGCCTTCGTCATGCCCGGGCGCGTGGGAGCACCACGGGAACACGACGCGCACAGTAGGTCGCCATGGGCTCAGCGCACGCCGCTTAGGGGATCCAGCTCTGGACAGTTCTTCTAACCCGTGGGTAGCTTGACCACTGAGCAAGCGCTTAGACGAGAGCGGTACCAGCCCAGGGAGGCGTGCATGCGTCGCACGGTGTTCAACGAGGACCATGAAGTGTTCCGGCAGACCATCCGTGAGTTCATCGCCTCCGAGGTCGTGCCGTACTACCACGAATGGGAGCAACAGGGCTTCGTCCCCAGGGACTTCTACAAGAAGCTGGGCGAGATGGGCGTCTTCGGCATCGAGGTGCCCGAGGAGTACGGCGGCGCGGGGCAGCACGATTTCAAGTTCATTGCGGTGATCACTGAGGAGTGCGCCCGCGCCGGGGTCAGCTTCGGCGGCTCCAGCGTGCACACCGGGCTGTGCCTGCCCTATCTCCTCGCGTATGCCACCGAGGAGCAGAAACGGC
This window harbors:
- the orn gene encoding oligoribonuclease, encoding MNDRMVWIDCEMTGLSLSDDALIEVAALVTDSELQILGEGVDIVIRPPAEALASMPEVVREMHTASGLLAELDAGTTLADAEQQVLAYVKKHVPEPGRAPLCGNSVSTDRGFLLRDMPTLEDYLHYRIVDVSSIKELARRWYPRAYFNSPEKCGNHRALADIRESIAELRYYREAVFVPQPGPDSDTAKSIAAKHVLPAEPTA